One Nitrososphaerales archaeon DNA segment encodes these proteins:
- a CDS encoding Ldh family oxidoreductase: protein MAIYVHVDELRRFTEEVFQKVGVSEEGAKIIADHFAFTNLRGIDSHGIMRTPYYIKGFEDGLINPRPEIRTIREGKNHILLDGDRSLGHIPAMKVTEIAIKKAEESGISIGGVVNLRHVGALSHYVSKVVERGFIGISLANGSPRMALIGFKRAVVGTNPISIGFPRERGPPIILDMATSVAAMGKIVLAAKKGEKVPDGWGIDKDGRATNDPKEIIEGSVLPLGGYKGFGLAVAIDILCSVVLGGEYGLRMERTLFSQGGFVILVIDINNFRPYRDYLKEIEEYIDALKSTPTMDNVEVILAGELEYRTLQERIRKGIPIDDETFNELSKLSKRMNITPLKILV from the coding sequence ATGGCCATATACGTACATGTGGACGAGTTAAGAAGGTTTACAGAGGAAGTATTTCAAAAGGTCGGCGTCTCGGAAGAAGGGGCGAAGATCATCGCAGACCACTTCGCCTTCACCAATCTAAGAGGTATAGATTCGCACGGTATAATGAGAACACCTTACTACATAAAAGGGTTCGAAGATGGTCTGATCAACCCGAGGCCGGAGATTCGCACAATTCGTGAAGGTAAGAATCACATACTTCTAGATGGCGATAGGAGTTTAGGACATATACCAGCTATGAAAGTTACAGAGATCGCCATAAAGAAGGCTGAGGAGAGCGGTATAAGTATTGGGGGTGTAGTGAATTTAAGGCACGTAGGTGCATTATCACATTACGTTTCAAAGGTTGTGGAGAGGGGGTTTATAGGTATATCGTTGGCAAATGGCTCGCCCAGAATGGCATTGATCGGATTTAAAAGGGCGGTTGTAGGAACGAACCCGATATCGATCGGGTTCCCGAGGGAGAGGGGGCCACCGATCATCCTAGATATGGCGACGAGTGTCGCCGCCATGGGCAAGATCGTGTTGGCAGCGAAGAAGGGAGAGAAGGTCCCAGATGGATGGGGGATAGATAAGGATGGTAGAGCTACGAACGATCCAAAAGAAATTATTGAGGGTTCTGTACTGCCTTTAGGAGGTTATAAAGGGTTTGGGCTCGCGGTAGCGATAGATATCTTATGCAGTGTAGTGTTGGGTGGTGAATATGGATTAAGGATGGAAAGAACACTATTCTCACAAGGAGGGTTTGTAATATTGGTGATCGATATAAATAATTTCAGACCTTATAGAGATTATCTGAAGGAGATCGAAGAATACATAGATGCTTTAAAATCTACACCCACTATGGATAATGTTGAAGTCATTTTAGCGGGCGAGTTAGAGTATAGAACTTTGCAAGAAAGGATTCGTAAGGGTATACCGATAGATGATGAAACATTCAACGAGCTATCAAAGTTATCAAAGAGAATGAATATAACACCCCTTAAAATACTGGTTTGA
- a CDS encoding D-glycerate dehydrogenase → MRKIVITAPIREEGIRLLEKEAKLKIFPRPPTEDELMKEMSDVDALLVTTNVERITKRLIDAAQRLKIIARHGVGYENVDVDAATQKGVWVTVTPVLSETVADHVFALILCLSRNICKANDYIKSKKWLVRDPLIFMGSDVSNKTIGIIGLGRIGSCVAERAKGFNMNILYNDIVRKVELEEKLNLRFTTLEGLLSESDYVVVSLPLTQETIGFIGERELKLMKRTAFLINIARGAIVDHNALVRALKEGWIAGAGIDVFYKEPLPTDDPILELDNVILTPHIASNTIECRKRMSITAAEEILRVFHGEEPKYPVNKIH, encoded by the coding sequence ATGCGTAAAATCGTTATAACTGCCCCTATAAGAGAAGAAGGAATAAGATTATTGGAGAAGGAGGCTAAGTTAAAGATCTTTCCACGACCTCCAACGGAGGATGAGTTGATGAAGGAAATGAGCGATGTAGATGCATTGCTCGTCACAACGAATGTAGAAAGGATTACGAAGAGGTTGATCGATGCTGCACAGAGACTTAAGATCATCGCAAGGCATGGTGTCGGTTATGAGAATGTTGATGTAGATGCAGCTACACAGAAAGGCGTATGGGTTACAGTAACCCCCGTATTGAGTGAGACCGTAGCAGATCATGTATTCGCTCTAATCTTATGCCTCTCACGAAATATATGCAAAGCCAACGATTATATAAAGAGTAAAAAGTGGTTGGTAAGGGATCCCTTGATCTTCATGGGCAGTGATGTTTCGAATAAGACTATAGGAATAATCGGTTTAGGGAGGATAGGGAGTTGTGTAGCTGAAAGGGCCAAGGGATTCAATATGAATATTTTGTACAATGATATAGTAAGGAAGGTGGAGCTTGAGGAGAAGTTGAATCTAAGATTCACAACCTTAGAAGGCTTACTCTCCGAATCTGATTACGTCGTTGTATCTTTACCATTGACTCAAGAGACGATCGGTTTTATCGGTGAGAGGGAGCTCAAGTTGATGAAGAGGACGGCATTTCTTATAAATATTGCAAGGGGGGCGATCGTCGATCACAATGCATTGGTCAGGGCATTGAAGGAGGGTTGGATCGCAGGTGCGGGTATCGATGTATTTTATAAGGAGCCATTGCCTACCGATGATCCTATTTTAGAGCTGGATAATGTGATCTTAACCCCTCATATAGCATCGAATACGATAGAGTGTAGGAAGAGAATGTCCATCACGGCGGCTGAAGAGATCTTAAGGGTCTTTCATGGCGAAGAGCCCAAGTATCCTGTGAATAAGATCCATTAG